The following coding sequences are from one Pyxidicoccus trucidator window:
- a CDS encoding DUF488 family protein — protein sequence MRTRQHPSWSAKTVFAVGHSTRSLKEFIALLWAHGVATVVDIRKMPRSRTNPQFNSEALERTLPKVGIRYLHLAKLGGLRKKSTATSSVNAAWRNASFRAYADYMQSAEFEDGLSELHDELSNGPPALMCAEALRWRCHRSLVADALVARGAEVLHLKSATRATPHRLTAFAHVSRGRVTYPADDSPPRKVRR from the coding sequence ATGCGAACGCGTCAGCACCCCAGCTGGAGCGCGAAGACGGTGTTCGCGGTGGGGCACTCGACCCGCTCCCTGAAGGAGTTCATCGCGCTCCTTTGGGCGCATGGAGTGGCGACCGTGGTCGACATCCGGAAGATGCCGCGCTCGCGCACCAACCCTCAGTTCAACAGTGAGGCGTTGGAGAGGACGCTCCCGAAGGTGGGCATCCGCTACCTGCACCTGGCGAAGCTCGGAGGTCTTCGCAAGAAGTCCACCGCGACGAGCAGCGTGAACGCCGCCTGGCGAAACGCGAGCTTCCGGGCGTACGCGGACTACATGCAGAGCGCGGAGTTCGAGGACGGGCTCTCCGAACTGCACGACGAGCTGTCAAACGGACCACCGGCCTTGATGTGCGCGGAGGCGCTACGCTGGCGGTGTCATCGCTCCCTGGTCGCCGATGCACTGGTCGCGCGAGGCGCGGAGGTGCTGCACCTCAAGTCGGCCACGCGGGCCACCCCGCACCGGCTGACCGCCTTCGCACACGTCAGCAGAGGGCGCGTGACGTATCCGGCCGACGACAGCCCTCCACGCAAGGTCCGTCGGTAG
- a CDS encoding DUF5752 family protein: MRYLALAMNLDGTLVTGGRADVAALAALARLRLTGRRVILVTSRRLVELTSVLPSLDTFDCIVAENGALLHWPSRRESTLLCRPVPEPFVRALQGRGVTSLVRGQAVVQAPRAQASALVEVVGELGLELQVIFAGAQALAVPPGINKGEGLREALLSLGLSVHEVVSLGCGASDHSLLGVSECAVAVANALPALKARAAFTTRGAAGAGVIELVEDLVQHDLQVAEAWTPRDALTLGYDDAGVRAGIPSYGENLLVLGPRAGEGASYVQGFLERLLQRRYQPCVIDCLGDFEVRDDMVKLGGRVQAPRVQQVLAALTAPSVKPVVSLAAVAPEAQPDFFRELLPALEGMRLRTGRPHWLIVNGAERLWPAGAEGSRRDAPKLGETLLLVEDPDAVARSILQQMEVAVAVGPAAGRALQQLASALEEPAPHLPLRTGAAPGVLAWFVAEGPWPLKLRAPPRRAERLRRVPEQVEGDLGDRSFIFRGRQGQPELRAHNLSAFCQQASQVDEDTWLFHLWHGDFSRWVRDVLHDDALAQKLSAIECRYELPAADSRREVCGAIAHHYALAA; the protein is encoded by the coding sequence ATGCGCTACCTCGCCCTTGCCATGAATCTGGATGGAACCCTCGTGACTGGCGGCCGTGCCGATGTGGCCGCGCTGGCGGCGCTCGCGCGGCTGCGCCTCACCGGACGTCGCGTCATCCTGGTCACCTCTCGGCGGCTCGTGGAGCTCACCTCCGTGCTCCCGTCCCTGGACACCTTCGACTGCATCGTCGCGGAGAACGGTGCGCTCCTGCACTGGCCCTCGCGTCGCGAGAGCACGCTCCTCTGCCGCCCGGTTCCCGAGCCCTTCGTGCGCGCGCTGCAGGGACGAGGTGTCACCTCGCTCGTGCGCGGCCAGGCGGTGGTCCAGGCTCCTCGCGCCCAGGCCTCTGCGCTCGTCGAGGTCGTCGGCGAGCTGGGCCTCGAGCTGCAGGTCATCTTCGCCGGAGCCCAGGCCCTGGCCGTGCCTCCGGGCATCAACAAGGGCGAGGGCCTGCGAGAGGCGCTGCTGTCGCTCGGGCTCTCCGTGCATGAGGTCGTCAGCCTCGGATGTGGCGCGAGCGACCACTCGCTGCTCGGCGTGAGCGAGTGCGCCGTGGCGGTCGCCAATGCCCTGCCGGCACTCAAGGCTCGAGCCGCCTTCACCACGCGCGGCGCGGCGGGCGCGGGCGTGATTGAGCTCGTCGAGGACCTGGTCCAGCACGACCTCCAGGTCGCCGAGGCGTGGACGCCTCGGGATGCGCTGACGCTCGGATATGACGATGCGGGCGTGCGCGCGGGTATCCCCTCTTATGGCGAGAACCTCCTCGTGCTCGGACCGCGCGCCGGTGAAGGAGCCAGCTATGTGCAGGGCTTCCTCGAGCGCCTCCTCCAGCGGCGGTACCAGCCCTGCGTCATCGACTGCCTCGGAGACTTCGAGGTGCGCGACGACATGGTGAAGCTGGGCGGCCGCGTGCAAGCCCCCCGCGTGCAACAGGTGCTGGCCGCCCTGACGGCGCCCTCCGTGAAGCCCGTGGTGAGCCTCGCGGCGGTGGCTCCCGAAGCGCAGCCCGACTTCTTCCGCGAGCTGCTCCCGGCGCTCGAGGGCATGCGGCTGCGGACGGGGCGTCCCCACTGGCTCATCGTCAATGGCGCGGAGCGCCTGTGGCCCGCCGGGGCGGAGGGCTCCCGTCGCGACGCCCCGAAGCTCGGGGAGACCCTCCTGCTGGTCGAGGACCCGGACGCGGTGGCGCGTTCCATCCTCCAGCAGATGGAGGTCGCGGTGGCGGTGGGGCCGGCGGCGGGCCGGGCCCTCCAGCAGCTCGCGAGCGCGCTGGAGGAGCCGGCGCCGCACCTGCCCCTGCGCACGGGGGCGGCTCCCGGGGTGCTCGCCTGGTTCGTCGCGGAGGGGCCCTGGCCGTTGAAGCTCCGGGCTCCGCCACGGCGCGCCGAGCGCTTGCGCCGGGTCCCCGAGCAGGTGGAGGGGGACCTGGGGGACCGCAGCTTCATCTTCCGGGGCCGACAGGGACAGCCCGAGCTGCGAGCGCACAACCTGAGCGCCTTCTGCCAACAGGCCTCGCAGGTGGATGAGGACACCTGGCTCTTCCACCTGTGGCACGGAGACTTCTCCCGCTGGGTCCGGGATGTCCTGCACGACGACGCGCTTGCCCAGAAGCTCTCCGCCATCGAGTGCCGCTACGAGTTGCCCGCGGCGGACAGCCGCCGCGAGGTGTGCGGCGCCATTGCCCATCACTACGCGCTGGCGGCCTGA